In Ooceraea biroi isolate clonal line C1 chromosome 1, Obir_v5.4, whole genome shotgun sequence, the genomic stretch AAGTATATTCGTGTATTCCGCAGCACGATGGAAAACTCCACGATGGTATGGCAAAGCAGTCGGAAAGTTTTTGCGCACACAAGCTTTACCGTCATATTGCTTTTCAATCTGTTTCTTTAGTAATTCATTCGCCTTAACGAAGTCGCTGCATTCATCTGGCTTAACCGCGCCGGCTTCTGGAAttacaaagatatttttactttaatacCGTAACCGCGCGCAGTCGGGTTGGATTCAAAGAATCCACTCGGAAAGAATTCAAAAAAATCGCGAGGGGCGAGAGGCGAAATTACGCAAAATCATTACAACAACAGAGAATGAGGTTCTCGCACGTGAACGCGCCAACATTACCTCACGCTACtaaaaatgaagagaaaaatcCGAAACGCACCCGGAGAAGGGAGGGACCTCAGCAATCTGATATTCTCGCTCTGCAAATCGTCCAACTGTTTGTTTAAACGCGTCCGCTCCGCCTGGCAGTGATCCAATTCGGCTTTCAAGTTGGCGTTTTCGATTCTCAGAGCGTGATTCTCGTCGAACAGTCCTCGGATCCGATCCTCCGCGCCGTTACCTTCCCGCCCCGCGTCGATTTGCTCGAGGTAATCCGCTATTTTGTCTCGCTGAGCCCTCAATCGATCGAGTTCCGCGCTAAGAGCGTCGCcggtaatttttaatttatcattctccgcttccgcgcgcgtcgcgtcctCCCGCGccctgtctctctcgctccgcGCCCTTCGCAGCTCGTCCCGCAGCTCGTCGTTCTTCAGCGTGAGCCCTTCGAGATCCGGATCACGCGGCTCTTTGTCGCGCGCCGCTCTTAATCTCGTCAGCCTGTCCCTCAGCTCGTCCGCTTCGATCCGCGCGCTTGCCAGCTCGTTCCTCACGTCCTTATTCTCATCCTTTAATTTGTCGCATTCAGCTCGCAATTGGTCGTGCGCCGATTTTAGTTGGGCCATCTCGCTCTCCCGGATGTTATTCTCGGCTTTGACCTTTTCCAACTCCGTCCGCAACGCGGACGCTCGATTTTCCGCGGCGGTCAACTCTATCGTTAATCGTTCCTTGTCCGCGCGACATCTATTCAGATCATCTTGCGAGCGAGCCAAAGCCTCCCTCAAAGCATCCGCTTCTCTTAGGATGGCTTCTTCGGTTGGCTTCTCGGCATCCAGCTTGCTCGTTAATTCATCAAGCTGCACTCGCGCAACGTCATCAGCAACCACCTCTTTTTCcggtttcttttctcttttatctgGCAAATCGGCAAGCTGCCCTTCGAGAAATTGAACTTTTCGTACGGCGGCACCGTGTGCCTTTCTCAATCGATCGACCTCTTCGTTCAGATTCCTGAGCTGATCGAGATCGCGCCTCGCCGAGCTTAAATCGAGCTCGCAGGACTCCAGCTCCTTCGTCACTCTGCTATCTTCGATCCTCAACGCGGTATTTTCGGCCTCCAGTGCGGCGTATTGCTTATTCACGTCGCTCAGCTTCTTCTCGAGACCCGCCCGCTCCCCGCGCACTCGATCCAGCTCCGCTTTTAGCGACGCTAATTCGCCGCTCGGAGAGATCGCCTCCCTCGCGGCTTTATCCGCAACTTCTTTACCTAACTCGCTCACTTCCGCCCGTAAGCCGTGTAACTCGCTCAAAAGCGCCGCTTTCTCGTCTTGCAACGCGGCCGTCTGATCGCGCAACCTGTTCATCCTGTTCTCGGCATCGATCGATGCCGCCCTCAGCCCCTCCACCTCATTGTTTAATCTGTCATTCGCCAGTTTCAGTACGCCCGAGTCCTCTCGCAGCTTTTCCAGATCCGCTCGCAATCTACCGTTCTCTGACTGGCAGGCGGATAACTCCGACCTAATTTTTGCCGATTCCGCCTGTACGGCCGACAGATCAGACTTGAGACTCTTGATCTCGACCCTTTGCCCGTCGCCCTCGCCCTTCAGTCTGTCAAAGTCCTCCGCGAGTCGATCGTGTCTCTCCTTTAATGTTACGTTCTCCAATCTCAAATTGTCAAGACTGGCTGTTAATTTATCCGACTCGTTTCGCAGACTGTCGTTCGCGGTTGCCAGCGTATTTGCCTTAGATTTCAGAGCGTCATTGTCCGCTCTCAAAGCGGTAGCCTCGTTCCTCGTGTTCTCCAGCTCTGCCTTCGCTGCTAATACCTGACGCGATAGATCCTCCCTCTCGCCCCTCACCTTATCGCTCGCCGCTCTCAATTTAGTCAGTTCGACCCTCAGCGCATCGAGTTCCTCTCTCAGGGCGACGACCTCGTCGCTGACCTTCGCCAGATCCCCCGCGGCCTTCTCCTTGTCGGATTTTTCCGCGCGCCAAGTCAGATTTAGTTTCTCCAACTGGCTTTTCAGCTCCACGATCTCTCCCTCGAGCTGCAACTTCTCGTCTTGGAAATTAGTTGTCTCGTTCTTTAACGCCTGTCGCTCAACCTGCGAATTTCAAGATAAGTAATTATCTTGTCAAGCGTGTCAAGCGTGAAAAAATTAGACGGATTAACTGTTATCTCTACCTTGCAGTCGTCCAGGTCTTTCTTCGTCTTTTCATGCTCCGCGGACAGCTCGGCCGCGTTCATCTCCAGCTTGCGATTTTCCGACCTCCAGTACTCGATGTTGCCCTCCAATTTGGACACTTGCGACCGCAGGTCCGACACGAGCGGCCTTAAACTCTGAACCTCCCTCGTGATCTCGGTGTTTGCAACCCTCAGATTCGACGTTTCTTCATTCAGGCTCGACAGATCCCTCCTCAGGGTGTCCCTCTCCTCTTCCAGGGTGCGTTTCTGCGCCATCAGCTCATCGATCATCGGGATGAAGTTTTTCATCTTGCTCTTCAGCGCCGTTAATTCCTCCTGAATGTCTCGTTTGCCGGCAGTCTCCGCGCTTAGATCTAGTTTCAGTTGGCTGATCTCGTTTTGCAACGCGTTAATCTCGTTCCGTGCCTTGTCCCTATGAGTCCGTAAACTAGCGATCTGAGGCTCGAGAGACTTAATCTGATTCTCGGCCTCGTCGAGCTGCTCTCTTAATTTGTTTACTTGGGCCGCCGATAAGTTCATCTGTTCCCTCAATTCGCTTACCTCCGCTCTCAGCGCGTCATTCTCGTCCCTGCAGTCATCCGCCTCCGCCCTAGCGGCTTTGCTCTCCGCTTCCGTGCGACGAACGTCCGCCGTTAGCTGTTCATTCGCGACTCTCGTCTCTTTCAGCTCATTGTTTAAGCCAACAATCTCCCGCCGCAGCTCGGTAACTTCGCTGCTCGCTCTCGTCAATTCGCCGCTCGTGTCGTCCATCTCTCTCCGCAGACTTTCCATTTCGGACGATAATCTCgttatctcttttttcctaTGATCTGCCTGTCGCAGCAATTCCCTGTTCTCCGACCTCAACTTTGCCATCTCGCTCTGCGAGACGTTCAGTTCCGCGagtaacttattattatttacattagcCCCCGCCAGGTCTTCCTGGAGAACTCCATTCTCGATTTTGAACTTTTCCAATTGCCGCCTCGTGTCGTCTAATGCCTCCCTCGTCCTAGACAAGTCGTCTTTCAGAGAACCGCTCTCAGATCTCAGGCTGTCTCTCTCGGCTTTAACAACGGCACTTTCGTCCTGCAGCTCACGGCTCTCGGTCTTTAGTTTGTCAATCTCCTGCATCAGTCTGTCGAGGCCGTCCTTCAACGCCACCCCCTCAGATTTTAACTGATCCGCCTCCGCTCGAAACCTCCCTGATTCGTCTCGCAAGCGTTCGTTCTTCGATGACAACCGGTCCACCTGCGCTCTGACGTCGTCGCGTTCGACTGTCACGGATCTCAGCTCCTTGATCGTGTTATCAAGATTGTTTTT encodes the following:
- the LOC105274949 gene encoding LOW QUALITY PROTEIN: sporulation-specific protein 15 (The sequence of the model RefSeq protein was modified relative to this genomic sequence to represent the inferred CDS: substituted 2 bases at 2 genomic stop codons), which produces MRKLEQLAECEDRVIELQQLRADGDELSSRLKQMQEDTVLLMAELANAKDDLKTRQAEMDILRGEKARCLDELDVASEKLEKLAGELRNERNTRTSMQKALEDCQAEVDKLRSDNASLLSAIDKTQLENDELKDAVDELRSDLKTSEEKSKGLASKNDRIVAEYADLSGELEKVRVDNLRLIKRLAELDELSVDADRSAKENEALRREINKLSDEGETLRKRIDAIESERDKLNTRNASLEAEARETRAELGRAKQQSDELRSEVDKLNVDLRLLAEKSQVAREELEGTKVDLHSLGAENEFLKKALENAKLDVNELAEGNVALKNNLDNTIKELRSVTVERDDVRAQVDRLSSKNERLRDESGRFRAEADQLKSEGVALKDGLDRLMQEIDKLKTESRELQDESAVVKAERDSLRSESGSLKDDLSRTREALDDTRRQLEKFKIENGVLQEDLAGANVNNNKLLAELNVSQSEMAKLRSENRELLRQADHRKKEITRLSSEMESLRREMDDTSGELTRASSEVTELRREIVGLNNELKETRVANEQLTADVRRTEAESKAARAEADDCRDENDALRAEVSELREQMNLSAAQVNKLREQLDEAENQIKSLEPQIASLRTHRDKARNEINALQNEISQLKLDLSAETAGKRDIQEELTALKSKMKNFIPMIDELMAQKRTLEEERDTLRRDLSSLNEETSNLRVANTEITREVQSLRPLVSDLRSQVSKLEGNIEYWRSENRKLEMNAAELSAEHEKTKKDLDDCKVERQALKNETTNFQDEKLQLEGEIVELKSQLEKLNLTWRAEKSDKEKAAGDLAKVSDEVVALREELDALRVELTKLRAASDKVRGEREDLSRQVLAAKAELENTRNEATALRADNDALKSKANTLATANDSLRNESDKLTASLDNLRLENVTLKERHDRLAEDFDRLKGEGDGQRVEIKSLKSDLSAVQAESAKIRSELSACQSENGRLRADLEKLREDSGVLKLANDRLNNEVEGLRAASIDAENRMNRLRDQTAALQDEKAALLSELHGLRAEVSELGKEVADKAAREAISPSGELASLKAELDRVRGERAGLEKKLSDVNKQYAALEAENTALRIEDSRVTKELESCELDLSSARRDLDQLRNLNEEVDRLRKAHGAAVRKVQFLEGQLADLPDKREKKPEKEVVADDVARVQLDELTSKLDAEKPTEEAILREADALREALARSQDDLNRCRADKERLTIELTAAENRASALRTELEKVKAENNIRESEMAQLKSAHDQLRAECDKLKDENKDVRNELASARIEADELRDRLTRLRAARDKEPRDPDLEGLTLKNDELRDELRRARSERDRAREDATRAEAENDKLKITGDALSAELDRLRAQRDKIADYLEQIDAGREGNGAEDRIRGLFDENHALRIENANLKAELDHCQAERTRLNKQLDDLQSENIRLLRSLPSPEAGAVKPDECSDFVKANELLKKQIEKQYDAVQRVHNYIRFVDGEISVRPTMATMLEDDLGDLEEWTVPSIVELLRESRKLSENLHSAEMDVQRIDKLAKLLDECRRDNENYMKQLSELGVQVTKVAGADNGDELAAFDPDSWLKSLTLTQLAELHDKVCLLTSSMVQRDIPVAGRDRSAIKRGERDPLQADYDALNRRIAALQRQIAEKQIEAGRKLQELRQALRLEQASLIRIAERMNLERRRNLALRLTMDDLSXGFPIKINXNPDHLITMAAFEILCACLVILLLLYYYVTYEFDYWTSRRVNGPKPVPFFGNTKNFILGKMCMGDVFKSIYDKYPKERMVGAFIRGEPVLVLRDADDIKQVLIKDFTTFPERHSEVYEKAEPMSLHLFRLDAVRWRPLRTQLSPIFTSGKLKDMFHLLLNCSEHFERYLAEMVPIERIVECRNLTSKFTIDVIGTCAFGIEMNALNEENNEFCKMGRKIFRSDLKTLVRNTLKDIPWFYKRIGHIFDDHDITEFMTNITRDTIEYRKKNNVRRHDFVDTLIELKDHPEKLGINNVNDTFIAAQSFVFFAAGFETSSTTIAFAMYELARNHKVQEKLRDEMKQILSSCSNGTISYDDIKKFTYLEQVFRETLRKYPPVMFLSRKAERDYTFESTQLTIRKGLKVFIPVYAIQHDPSIYPDPEVFDPERFNDDNADLKNSMYYLPFGNGPRNCIGARFAVYQVKIGLIKVLMNYKIDVCEKTEIPLTNEPMSAIMLQPRHGVYVKLTRLT